The region GTAAAACCTGACTCCTCTAATGTTTCTTCTAATGTTCCCATCAGTTCACATTCTTCAATAAAAGCCTCTACTGCTTCTTTAATGGAGACTTTTGCCTCATCAATTGTCTCTCCGAAACTAGAGATATTCAGTTCAGGCGATAATGCTGCATAAACATCACCTTCTTTAAATATTTCTATTTTTAGGGAAATTTTCATATAAAGTCACCTCCGCATACGAAATTCTAAATTTTCTCCTTTCACTTTTAACTTTCTGTCCTTAACTTTGAACTTTGTCCCGAATAAATCGGGATGAACTTTGAATTTTTTTCGTGCCCATCCCTCTATATTCCTCTGCTCTGCCCTGCTGACTGAAAGCGACATTGGAGGAACGCACTTGGTAATGGTAGAGCCTGCGCCTATGTATGCGCCTTTCCCCACTTTTACAGGCGCAACAAGCTGAGTGTCGCTGCCTATAAAAGCGCCGTCTTCAAGATTTAAAGCCTTTGGAAGCCTTTCCCACTTTTTGGGCGTCTGAAGATTTTCCGAGGGGTCTTCTTTAATAATCTTTTCTATGAGCATATATCTGCAAATGCCGCGTATGGAAGATATGAACCTGCAAATACTGGTAGTTGAATATCCTTTGTCCTTCACATCATTCAGGAAATCTAAAATATCGGCTTTTGAGAAGGAGTCAAGCCCTTTGTTTTTTGAAGTCAGAGGCTTTTGAAACAGCCCGATGTCCCTTGAATACGCTTCAACCGTGTTTTGAGACAGCCCTCTTTCCACTGACAGGTAGATAAGGAAGTCTTTTAATATCTTCACAGGTACCGACCCTCCGATTTACCCCGTTAGAAAAGCGAAGTTCTTCTAACGGGGTTTACCTCTCAGGCATTATGCTTAAATATCTAAATATTTTTCAATCTCCCACGCTGTAACCTGCGTCTTGAATTCATTCCATTCCTTTGTTTTTATATTGATATACCTTTTGTATAAATGTTCCCCTAATACGTCCTGCATCAACTTATTATTCTTCAATTCATTTATTGCTTCATAAAGAGAGGATGGAAGAGTATCTATATTTTTTGACGCCAGTTTCTCCTCATCAAACTTATATAAATCTTCCTCAACAGGCTCTGATAATTTCAGACCCTTCCTAATCCCGTCAAGTCCTGTTGCCAGCATCGCAGCAAATGCCAGATATGGATTACATGCAGGGTCAGGACATCTTAGCTCAATTCGTGCCGAATTAGGTTTATCCTCAAACCAGTGAGGAACTCTGATAAGTGAAGACCTGTTTATCCTTGCCCATGAAATGTACACCGGGGCTTCAAATCCTGTTACAAGTCTTTTATACGAATTGACTGTTGGGCATAAGACCGCTGTCATGCCCTTGATGTGATTCAATTGCCCTGCAATAAAATTATATGCTGTCTTTGAAAGTTTATACTTATCTTTTAGGTCATAAAATGCATTTTTCTTTGTCCTTATATTGAAAAGACTCTGATGAACATGCATGCCTGAACCAGCCATTCCCATAATCGGCTTCGGCATAAAAGATGCTCTTAATCCATGTTTCTGGGCAATAGCCTTAACTGTGACTCTTAATGTGAGCAGTCTATCAGCTGTAGTAAGGGCATCTCCGTATCTGAAGTCTACTTCATATTGCCCGGGCGCTACCTCGTGATGACAGGTTTCAACATCTATACCAAACGTCTCAAGGGCAGCAGTTATCTCCCTCATTATGGTATGGGACTCGTCAGTGGCAAGATCAAAATATCCGTTGCTGTCCAGGGGCAATAGTTTTTCATGCCCGTTCCTGAAAAGGAAAAACTCAAGTTCAGGCCCCACATTATATTCAAATCCCTTAGCAACTGCCATTTTTAGAGTCTTTTTTAAGATAAATCTGGGATCCCCTTCAAACGGACTGCCGTCAGGCATGTAAATATCGCATATAAGCCGGGCAGTATTCCCTTCGGGAGAACTCAACCATGGAATAACCGCATAAGTGTCAGGGTCTGGCTTTAGATAAAGGTCGCTCTCATGAATTCTTGCAAATCCCTCAACAGAAGAGCCGTCAAACCACGCGCCGTATTTCATAATATCAGGCAGGCTCTGCACAGGCGCAGTAACTTCCTTCAGACAACCGAGCATATCAGTGAATTGAAGATTTATAAAAATCACCCTATCCTTCTTTGCCTTTTCCAAAACCTTTATCGTTTTCATCAGCTTATCGCTCCCTCCCCTCTCCGTCCTGTCCTTATCCTAACAGCATTATCAACATTTATCACGAAAATTTTACCTAAAATAGACTGTAAGAGAAGGTTCGTTGGATATAGTTTTTGTGCGTGCCATGCCAGTAGATGCCTGGAATTCTCACTACCTGAGGCTTATGGGGGCTTGATATGACCTCGACAATCTTTCCTCTGGTATCAGAGAGGCGAATCTTCCCTATCATCATAGGCAGAGATTTTCATTGCGCCCTGAAGCAATAGTTACATTTTCAAAAACTGTCTTCTCATGAGCCGTATATTCTTTTACGGTCTCAACAAGGTTAGGGAATTAAATCAACCTTCTCTTTAACTGGACAGCTATCTGATGCCAGGCATTATCAGCCCTGTTTTTAAGTACAACAATCTTGTTAAATATTAAAACCAAAAACAGAATAAACACTGCTAAAACAATTACCAAAACCAATATTCCACTTATACATACCTCCTCGCAATTTTTCTCACCCACTTTTTATTTGTATGTATTCTTTATCTAAATATTGAGTTTTTGAATTGACTTATATTCTATCTACAAATAAAAAACTTGTCAATAAAAATGAACACATCCCCCAAACTTGACAAATATACCGAATAGAAGGTATAATCGTGGCATAAAAAAAACAAAAGGCATCCTAGACTGCAATTTTTAATTCCGCAAGATAATAATATGGACATGCAGAGATGACTCGGAAAGAACCAATATAATAAATGGTATCATATTTTCTAAGCCAGAAATTGATAATTATTTTAAAGAATATAACAAACAAAATGACTAATAAATCTTTTTAGAAACAGCGTAGACGGCATTATTGATGAAATTTGTTGTTAAACTTAAAAGCCCGCCACACAACCCCATTTCTACTATGCCCAAATTCATTGGCTTGACAGCAATGTTTTCTATTTATATAATAAGTCACTCTTTTAGGGCAGGTGGCCGAGTGGTCAATGGCAGCAGACTGTAAATCTGCCGGCGAAGCCTACGGAGGTTCAAATCCTTCCCTGCCCACCAATAATAAATACAAATAATCTTCTGTCTTTCTTGCGGGTGTAGCTCAATGGTAGAGCCCCAGCCTTCCAAGCTGGTTGCGTGGGTCCGATTCCCATCACCCGCTCCATAAAAGCCGTTGTTCGTATATCGTAGTCAGTGGTCCGTTTTTCTTTACGGTATACGGGCAACGGGTTACAGAATACGGTTCTAGGATTGAGGCCAAATGCTTTCAAAAACATATACATCAGCGGTTGTTGGTATAGATGCATATTTCGTTAACATTGAGGTAGATGTATCAAGGGGACTTCCCGCAATTGTTATAGTCGGACTTCCGGACCAGTCTGTGAAAGAAGCAAAAGAAAGGGTTGCCTCTGCAATTAAAAATTCAGGTTTTGAATATCCTCCTAAAAAAATAACAGTAAATCTTGGGCCTGCCGGAGTAAAAAAAGAAGGGCCCAGTTTTGATCTTCCTATCGCACTCGGTATTCTGGCGGGATTAGAGCAGATAGAAAAGAAAAAACTTTGTGAATATATTTTTATAGGTGAACTTGGACTTGATGGTTCTGTTCGACCCGTAAGAGGAGCACTTCCCATAGCACTTTTATTAAAAAAACAAAGGTTTAAAGGACTTATATTGCCTAAGGCAAATGCAGTTGAGGCCTCGTTTGTGGACGGAACTTCGGTTTACCCTGCAGAAAACTTAAGACAGGTTGTAAGTTTTATCAATGGGGAAATAGAAATTGAGTCTTGTAAAAATAGTATGAGCAATATATTGTTATCCTCTTCTTTTCAGTATGATGTTGATTTCTGTGAAATAAAAGGGCAGTACCAGGCAAAAAGAGCAATAGAGATTGCAGCAGCAGGCGGGCATAATATACTTCTTATAGGACCGCCTGGAACAGGCAAAACCATGCTTGCAAGAAGGCTTCCCACAATCCTTCCTGATATGGCGTTAGAGGAAATATTACAGACAAGTAAAATACATTCTGTTGCAGGCTTGCTATCTGACGGAAATAACCTTGTTACAAGAAGACCTTTCCGGTCTCCACATCATACAATATCAGACGCAGGACTTGTCGGCGGTGGAACATTTCCAAAACCCGGCGAGGTAAGTCTTGCACACAATGGTGTTCTTTTTTTAGATGAACTTCCGGAGTTCGGAAGAAATGTTCTTGAGGTTTTAAGACAGCCGCTTGAGGATGAAGAGGTTATAATATCAAGAGCTGTTCGCTCTCTTAAATTCCCTGCAAGATTTATGCTTGTCTGTGCTATGAACCCCTGCCCTTGCGGTTACTACACGGATACAAGAAGACAGTGTCATTGCACACCTAATCAGATACGGAAATACAGGTCAAAAATATCAGGACCTCTGCTGGATAGGATAGATATGCACATTGATGTGCCATCTATAAAATACCAGGAACTTTCCTCAGACAGACAGGAAGAAAACTCATCCTTCATAAGAGAAAGGGTAAATCAAGCCAGGAAAACACAACATCAGAGATTTGAAAACGAATCAATACACTGTAATGCACAGATGCGTCCAAAACATTTAAAAAAATATGTTCAGGTTGATGAACAGTGTAAGGCACTGTTAAAAAGTGCTATACAAGAGCTGGGAATTTCTGCAAGGGCATATGACAGAATATTGAAGGTTTCAAGAACCATTGCCGATATTGAAGAAAGTTTAACAATTCAACCCTCACACATAGGTGAAGCAATACAATACAGAAGTTTAGACAGGGAATATGTAATATAAAAATGAGAATACTTGGGATAGATTCAGGAGAAAAAAGAATAGGGGTTGCAATATCAGACCCTCTTGGTATAACTGCGCAGGGACTTGAAACCATACAACGGATA is a window of bacterium Unc6 DNA encoding:
- a CDS encoding glutamine synthetase, whose product is MKTIKVLEKAKKDRVIFINLQFTDMLGCLKEVTAPVQSLPDIMKYGAWFDGSSVEGFARIHESDLYLKPDPDTYAVIPWLSSPEGNTARLICDIYMPDGSPFEGDPRFILKKTLKMAVAKGFEYNVGPELEFFLFRNGHEKLLPLDSNGYFDLATDESHTIMREITAALETFGIDVETCHHEVAPGQYEVDFRYGDALTTADRLLTLRVTVKAIAQKHGLRASFMPKPIMGMAGSGMHVHQSLFNIRTKKNAFYDLKDKYKLSKTAYNFIAGQLNHIKGMTAVLCPTVNSYKRLVTGFEAPVYISWARINRSSLIRVPHWFEDKPNSARIELRCPDPACNPYLAFAAMLATGLDGIRKGLKLSEPVEEDLYKFDEEKLASKNIDTLPSSLYEAINELKNNKLMQDVLGEHLYKRYINIKTKEWNEFKTQVTAWEIEKYLDI